The following coding sequences lie in one Glycine max cultivar Williams 82 chromosome 19, Glycine_max_v4.0, whole genome shotgun sequence genomic window:
- the LOC102664484 gene encoding uncharacterized protein: protein MVNAVEECGPRGPKRMEDVLTSKRFILEALHEAGMICLDRDKGGSCLIHPGASHDVETCSMAEELLQGMMDKGLIEVCSVRKGEGHVYMQSVDKSPSKPKPLVIHCTKGVATQKPQGFQPVPVKKPMPFPYKSDKAMSWKYTAQGPDGRKDTSVVHVEDDLSSAKVTNISGTSGMTRSGQIFTAPEVRSKDPKGKAKAGVEESDKAGLIPNDEVPVGRFSKEEDNFSKKGISTEEATEFLRIIQQSEFKVIKQLNKTPARISLLGLLMNFEPHRALLVKILSEAHIAQDISMECFRGIINNITANRALHVSVKCLDHIVAKVLVDNGSSLNAMPKATLDKLPFNASHIRPSSMIVQAFDGSRRDVRGEIDLPIQIGPHVCQITFQVMDINPAYNCLLGQPWIHSIGVVPSTLHQKLKFVVDGQLIIVLGEEDILMSCPSSTPYVEAVEESLETSFQALEVVRNAYVESPLV, encoded by the coding sequence ATGGTTAATGCGGTAGAAGAGTGTGGACCTCGGGGGCCAAAGCGGATGGAAGATGTGTTAACCTCTAAGAGGTTCATATTGGAAGCGCTGCACGAAGCGGGTATGATTTGCCTTGACAGGGACAAGGGAGGTTCTTGTTTAATACATCCAGGGGCATCACACGACGTGGAGACGTGCTCGATGGCGGAAGAATTGCTACAAGGGATGATGGATAAAGGCCTAATTGAAGTTTGTAGCGTAAGAAAAGGGGAAGGGCATGTGTACATGCAGTCGGTTGATAAGAGCCCGAGCAAACCCAAGCCATTGGTGATCCACTGCACTAAGGGCGTTGCCACACAGAAGCCCCAAGGCTTTCAGCCCGTCCCGGTTAAGAAGCCTATGCCTTTCCCTTACAAAAGTGATAAGGCGATGTCATGGAAGTACACCGCACAAGGGCCTGACGGAAGGAAGGATACATCTGTCGTGCATGTTGAGGATGATCTATCCTCCGCTAAGGTCACAAACATATCCGGTACGAGTGGCATGACTCGTAGCGGGCAAATCTTCACCGCACCTGAGGTGCGATCCAAAGACCCAAAGGGGAAAGCAAAGGCGGGCGTGGAAGAGAGTGATAAGGCGGGCCTGATTCCAAATGACGAGGTCCCGGTTGGAAGGTTTTCCAAGGAAGAGGACAACTTCAGCAAAAAGGGAATATCCACTGAAGAAGCAACCGAGTTCCTGAGAATCATCCAacagagcgagttcaaggtgATTAAACAACTAAATAAAACCCCAGCTAGGATCTCTCTGTTGGGACTGCTTATGAACTTTGAGCCTCATCGGGCGTTATTGGTCAAGATTTTGAGCGAAGCCCACATAGCACAAGACATATCTATGGAGTGTTTTAGGGGCATAATCAACAACATCACGGCCAACAGAGCCTTGCATGTATCCGTCAAATGTTTAGACCACATAGTGGCCAAAGTGCTTGTTGACAATGGCTCTTCCCTCAATGCCATGCCCAAGGCTACTTTGGACAAGCTTCCTTTtaatgcatcacacataagacCAAGCTCCATGATAGTGCAGGCTTTCGACGGCAGTCGTCGGGATGTAAGGGGGGAGATAGATCTCCCGATTCAAATTGGACCCCACGTATGCCAAATTACCTTTCAAGTAATGGACATAAATCCTGCCTACAACTGCTTATTAGGTCAGCCTTGGATTCATTCGATTGGGGTGGTCCCGTCAACACTACACCAGAAGTTGAAATTTGTGGTGGATGGGCAATTGATTATAGTTTTGGGAGAAGAAGACATACTCATGAGTTGTCCTTCTTCTACGCCTTATGTGGAGGCTGTGGAGGAGTCCTTGGAAACTTCCTTTCAAGCATTGGAAGTTGTGAGAAATGCTTACGTGGAGTCTCCCCTGGTATAG